One region of Lampris incognitus isolate fLamInc1 chromosome 12, fLamInc1.hap2, whole genome shotgun sequence genomic DNA includes:
- the hsdl2 gene encoding hydroxysteroid dehydrogenase-like protein 2, whose amino-acid sequence MLPNTGKLAGRTLFITGASRGIGKAIALKAARDGANVVVAAKTAEPHPKLPGTIYTAAQEIEEAGGHALPCIVDVRDELQVGKAVEQAVNKFGGIDVLVNNASAINLTGTLETPMKKVDLMLGINLRGTYLTSKLCLPHLLKSKNPHIINLAPPLNLNPIWFKNHTAYTMAKYGMSMCVLGMAEEFRGQVAVNALWPKTAIQTAAMDMLGGAGIDKQCRKVDIMADAAYAILGRPVDFSGHFLLDQEVLNEEGIRDFDIYAVAPGHPLLPDFFLDEEPEGMVKQMEQHGGTPAFKSSAAMPSSGSPVEDTFNVIRGVLSTEIVKATQGVYKFQLSGEHEGIWFIDLKSGSGGIGAGEPPVTPDVTMSMDSADFSKMFAGELKPTMAFMSGKLRIKGDMALAIKLEKMMALMKKSKL is encoded by the exons atGTTGCCGAACACAGG GAAACTTGCCGGCCGAACTCTCTTCATCACCGGCGCGAGCCGCGGCATCGGCAAAGCCATCGCGCTCAAGGCGGCGCGCGATGGTGCCAACGTGGTTGTGGCAGCTAAGACAGCCGAGCCACACCCCAAGCTGCCAGGGACCATCTACACCGCTGCTCAGGAAA ttGAGGAGGCAGGGGGCCATGCTCTACCATGCATAGTCGACGTGCGTGATGAGCTGCAGGTGGGCAAGGCTGTGGAGCAAGCAGTGAACAAGTTTGGAG GTATTGACGTTCTGGTGAACAACGCCAGTGCCATCAATCTGACCGGGACCTTGGAGACGCCCATGAAGAAAGTGGACCTGATGCTGGGAATCAACCTCCGAGGAACATACCTAAC gtccaAATTGTGTCTTCCTCACCTGCTGAAGAGCAAGAACCCGCACATCATCAACCTTGCCCCCCCACTCAACCTCAACCCCATCTGGTTCAAGAACCATACTG CCTACACTATGGCTAAGTATGGGATGTCCATGTGTGTCCTGGGGATGGCTGAAGAGTTCAGAGGTCAGGTGGCTGTCAACGCACTCTGGCCCAAGACAG CAATCCAGACAGCAGCAATGGACATGCTGGGGGGAGCAGGGATTGATAAGCAGTGCAGGAAGGTGGACATCATGGCCGATGCTGCCTATGCTATTTTGGGGCGCCCTGTGGACTTCAGCGGCCACTTCCTGCTAGACCAGGAAGTGCTCAATGAGGAAGGCATACGAGACTTTGACATCTATGCCGTGGCACCAG GTCACCCCCTCCTCCCAGACTTCTTCTTGGATGAGGAGCCAGAAGGCATGGTTAAACAGATGGAACAGCACG GAGGCACTCCTGCTTTCAAGTCGTCGGCAGCAATGCCCTCATCTGGCAGTCCGGTGGAAGACACCTTCAATGTGATCCGCGGTGTCCTCAGCACAGAAATCGTCAAGGCTACACAAGGCGTCTACAAGTTCCAGCTGTCTG GTGAACATGAGGGTATTTGGTTTATCGACCTGAAGTCGGGTTCCGGGGGTATTGGTGCTGGGGAGCCACCCGTCACGCCTGATGTGACCATGAGCATGGACTCCGCCGACTTCAGCAAAATGTTCGCTG GCGAGCTGAAGCCCACAATGGCCTTCATGTCTGGGAAGCTGCGGATCAAGGGCGACATGGCCCTCGCCATCAAGCTGGAAAAGATGATGGCGCTGATGAAAAAGTCCAAGCTCTGA
- the LOC130122018 gene encoding molybdopterin synthase catalytic subunit, with the protein MEGEEAKKEEVKLTAEQLRVEEIIQFVSSASCGATAVFLGTTRDNFEGRKVIGLEYEAYEPMAQSQLATICRDIRARWPIVLHICIHHRLGWVAVGEASVAIAISSPHRADALEAVEYCINTLKAIVPIWKKEVYEGEEPRWKENAECDWSSANKAHS; encoded by the exons ATGGAAGGAGAGGAGGCGAAGAAAGAGGAGGTGAAGCTGACCGCTGAGCAACTCCGCGTGGAGGAGATTATCCAGTTTGTCAGCAGCGCCTCCTGTGGAGCCACAGCAGTATTTCTAG ggacCACCCGGGACAACTTTGAGGGCAGGAAGGTGATTGGTTTAGAGTATGAGGCTTATGAGCCCATGGCCCAGTCACAGTTGGCCACCATCTGCCGTGACATCAGAGCCCGCTGGCCAATCGTATTGCACATCTGCATTCACCACCGGCTGGG GTGGGTCGCCGTTGGTGAGGCCAGCGTCGCCATAGCAATCTCTTCCCCCCACCGGGCCGATGCCCTGGAGGCAGTGGAGTACTGCATCAATACTCTGAAAGCTATTGTGCCCATCTGGAAGAAG GAGGTGTATGAGGGGGAGGAGCCTCGCTGGAAAGAGAATGCCGAATGTGATTGGAGCAGCGCTAACAAGGCACACagctga